In Streptomyces rapamycinicus NRRL 5491, the genomic stretch GCAATCCGGACCGCAACCTGGAAGCCGTGGTGCTGCGCATGGTCTGGCCGGAGTGGCTGGCCGAGCTGGAGCGCACCCGCTATGACAACGCGCTCTACTGCGGACTGGCCTTCGAGGACTTCACCTCCGGCTACGACACCAACTCCGCGGTGCTCTTCCCCGAGACCATCGCCGTCCGCGAGGCCCCCGAGCGGTTCAGCTGGGGCGGCATCTTCTGCGACCGCGAGGCGGCCCGGTTCCGCCGGGTCAGCGAGGCGGCCGTCCGGGCCCTTGGCATCGAACTCCCCGACGACATCCGGGACATGCTCGCCGACCAGCGCCGCTGCCAGGAGGCGTTCGCCCTGTGGGACATGGTCCACGACCGCACCCACAGCCATGGCGACCTGCCGTTCGACCCCTTCATGATCAAGCAGCGGCAGCCGTTCTGGATGTACGGACTGGAGGAGCTGCGCTGCGACCTCACCGCCTTCAAGGAGGCCGTGAAGCTGGACGCCGAGGGCGTCGCCCAGGGCCGTGACGTCCAGTACGCCGTGATCTTCGACCGGATGTTCCGGTTCCCGGTCACCGGCGCGCGGGTCCGCAACTACGACGGGCTCGGCGGCCAGTTGCTCTTCGCCTACCTCCACCAGCACGACGTCGTACGCTGGACGGACAACACCCTGCACATCGACTGGTCCCGCGCCTCGCAGGTCACCAACCAGCTGTGCGGCGAGATCGAGAAGCTCTACCGTGACGGCATCGACCGCCCCAAGCTCGTCCACTGGTTCAAGGCGTACGAGCTGGTGTCGACCTATCTCGCCCCGCACCCCGGCTCGGTCTGGGCCAAGGGCCCCGAAGCCCTCGACCTGAGCCAGCCGCCGCGCAAACTCGTCGACGACGTGCTCCCCGACGAGTTTCCGCTGAGCATGTTCTACGAGGCGCTTGGGAAGAAGCTGCGAGACGTGGTCGCCTCCACCAAGGGCATCACGGCCGACAGCGATCTGCCGGCGGCGGCATGAGCACCGCGCCGGCGCACAGCCCCCAGGCGGGGCAGGACGAGGAGGCGGCGAGCATGACCACACCGACATCGAGCCCCAGCCCGAACGAGCCGGGCGAGAGGCCGCTGGACGGTGCGGTGGTGGCGGTGGCCGGCGCGGCCGGCCCCGCGGGCCGGGCCACGCTGCTCCGCCTCGCCGAGGCGGGCGCCACCGTCGTCGCCTCCGACGCCGACCCGGCGCGGCTGGCCGAGGCGGTGGACACGGCGCGCTACGCCCACGGCGGCGCCAGCGTCACCGGCGAGACGGTCGACCTGCTCGACCTCGGCGCCGCCCGCGCCTGGGCCGACCGCACCGAGAAGGAGTTCGGCCGGGTCGACGGGCTGATCCACCTGGTCGGCGGCTGGCGCGGCGGCAAGACCTTCGCCGACGCCCCGCTCGCCGACTGGGACACCCTGCACAATCTGCTGATCCGCACCGCCCAGCACACCTCCCTCGCCTTCCACGACGCCCTGCTGCGCAGCGGCAAGGGCCGCTATGTGCTGATCAGCGCGGCGGGCGCGTCCAAGCCCACCGCGGGCAACGCCGCGTACGCCGCCGCCAAGGCCGCCGCCGAGGCCTGGACGCTCGCGCTCGCCGACTCCTTCCGCAAACTGGGGGGCGAGAGCGGTCCGCCGGCGGCCGCTGCCATCCTGGTGGTCAAGGCGCTGGTGCACGACGCCATGCGGGCGGAGCGCCCCAACGCGAAGTTCGCGGGCTTCACGGACGTCAAGGAGCTGGCCGAGGCCATCACCGGACTCTGGGACCGGCCCGCCCAGGAAGTGAACGGAACCCGCCTGTGGCTGACCCCCGAGCAGTGAGGACCGACGCCCGCCGCCACCACGACCCCGAGGTGCGCGGCTTCGCCAGCGACAATTACGCCGGCACCCACCCGGAGATCCTCGCCGCGCTCGCCCTGGCCGACGGAGGCCATCAGGTCTCCTACGGCGAGGATGACTACACCGCGCATCTGCAGTTCGTCATGCGCAGCCACTTCGGCCCGCACGCCCAGGCGTTCCCGGTCTTCAACGGCACCGGCTCCAACGTCGTCGCCCTCCAGGCCCTCACCGACCGCTGGGGCGCGGTCATCTGCGCCGAGTCCGCCCATATCAACGTGGACGAGTGCGGGGCGCCCGAGCGCGTCGGCGGGCTGAAGCTGCTCACCGTCCCCACCGAGGACGGCAAGCTCAGCCCCGAGCTCATCGACCGCCAGGCATGGGGCTGGGACGATGAGCACCGGGCGATGCCACAGGTGGTCTCGATCGCCCAGAACACCGAGCTCGGCACCGTCTATACGGTGGACGAGATCCGCGCCATCTGCGACCACGCGCACGAGCGCGGGATGAAGGTCCACCTCGACGGCGCCCGGATAGCCAACGCGGCCGCGTCCCTGGACGTGCCGATGCGCGCGTTCACCAACGCGGCGGGCGTCGACATCCTGTCGTTCGGCGGCACCAAGAACGGAATGCTCTTCGGCGAGGCCGTCGTCGTCCTCGACCCGGACGCGGTGGGCGCCATGAAGCATCTGCGCAAGCTGTCCATGCAGCTGGCGTCCAAGATGCGGTTCATCTCCGTCCAGCTGGAGGCCCTGCTCGCCCGCGACCTGTGGCTGCGCAACGCCCGCCACGCCAACACCATGGCCCAGCGGCTGGCGGACGGCGTGCGCGCGGTGGACGGGGTGGAGATCCTCCACCCGGTCCAGGCCAACGCGGTCTTCGCCCGGCTCCCGCACGAGGTGAGCGAACGCCTCCAGAAGCGCTACCGCTTCTACTTCTGGGACGAGACCGCGGGCGATGTGCGCTGGATGTGCTCCTTCGACACCACGGAGGAGGACGTGGACGGCTTCCTCACGGCCCTCAAGGAGGAGATGGGCCGGTAGGCCGTTTCCGGGAACGAGCGCACGGGGCGGGCCGCACGGCCCGCCCTGCGGCCTTCCGTCCCCTAAGCGGATCGGCGGAAGTCGGCTTGCGGTTCGGTGGCGCCCCGAAGGGGCGCGGGCCTGTGTCGAGGTGCGGCTCCGCCGCGCGGGCGCGACCAGCCACGACGCAGCCGCGGATGAACGACGGCACCTCGCGCCACTTCCCGCGGAGCGCTCAGCGGCCCCGGTCCAGGGCCAGCGCCTCGGCCGGGGTGGGAGCGGTGCCGCCCAGGTGGGCCGGGACCCACCAGGTGTCCTCCGGGCCCTTGGGCCGCACCGGATACGCCCGCTGCGCCGCCTCCAGCAGATCCTGCACCCGGCCGCGCAGCCGCTCGGTCAGGGTGTCCGAGGGCTCGGTCGGGTCGGCCTCCATCGGCTCGCCGATCCGCATCGTGATCGGGAAGTGATGGCGGCCCAGCGCCCGCTTCTGGCCCTTGGTCCACAGCCGCTGGGTGCCCCACAGCGCCATGGGCAACAGCGGGACGCCCGCCTCCTGCGCCAGCCGGGCCGCGCCCGACTTGAAGTTCTTGAGGGTGAAGGACCGCGAGATCGTCGCCTCCGGGAAGACGCCGATGATCTCGCCGGAGCGCAGCGCCCGCAGGGCGTGCTTGTACGCGTCCATACCCGCCGCGCGGTCCACCGGAATGTGCTTCATCGCGCGCATCAGCGGCCCGGAGACCTTGTGCCGGAAGACCGACTCCTTGGCCATGAACCGCACCAGCCGCTTGGCCGGACGGGCGGTCAGCCCGCAGAAGACGAAGTCGAGATAGCCGATGTGGTTGCTCACCAGAACCGCGCCACCCGTCTGCGGGACATTCTCGGTGCCCTTGATGTCGAAGCGCAGATCGAGCGCCTTGAACATGGTGCGGGCGATGCCGATCACCGGCGGGTAGACGAGCTCTGCCATCGAGGACCCTTCGTCGTATGCCTGGGGAGGGTTCTCCCGGCGGAAGTTACGCGGCCGTAGGTATCCGGCTTCTGGCAGATGGTGCCCGATGTCGTCTCTTTGTGCTACCGCGCGGCGCGGCCCGGCCGAGAGATCCTCATCACGTCGGGGAGCCACCTGGGAATCCCCGGGCCGCCCAGGACGCTGCACCAGGGAGGCCCGACCGGGAGGAGACAGGTGCGAGACGGCGACGGAAGCCGGCGGCTGGGCGCCGCCGAGCTCGGCGCGGAGCTGGGGGAGCGGGCGACGCTGGTCCAGTTCTCCAGCGCCTTCTGCCAGCCCTGCCGGGCCACCCGGCGGACGCTGTCCGAGGTGGCCGCCATGGTGGACGGCGTGGCGCATATCGAGATCGACGCCGAGTCGCGGCTGGAGCTCGTCCGGGCGCTGGACATCGCCCGTACCCCCACCGTGCTGGTGCTCGACGCGGCCGGGCGGGTCGTACGGCGGGCCTCCGGGCTGCCGCGCCGGGCCGATGTCATCGCCGCTCTGGGTGATGCCGTGTGAGCCACCGCGCCCCGGCCCCACTTGACGGTCCGCACCCGGCGTGGTCAGGGTGAACGGCATGCGGCCTGGACCCCTTCTTTACGGACGTGTGCACGTGGACCTGATGCGGACCGCCGGCGCACGGTGTCCGGGCGGGTGAGCGAACCAAGGACAAGCGCAGCCCCCGCCCGTACCTCCGGCAGAAGGACAACTCCATGACGGCAACGCACGACCTCGGCACGTCCGCGCCGGCGACGTCCGACCTCTTCCGCTCCGTCTTCCGCAGGCACGCCTCCGGCGTCGCCGTGATCACCGCCCAGGGCACCCGCCCGGTCGGCTTCACCGCCACCTCCCTCGCCTCCGTGGCCGCCGAGCCGCCGCTGCTCTCCTTCGGCGTGGGCACCGGCTCCTCGAGCTGGCCGGTGCTCTCCGAGGCCGAGTACGTCGGTGTCCACATTCTGGGCGAGCACCAGCGGGAGCTGGCCGCGACCTTCGCGCGCAGCGGTGCCGACCGCTTCGGACCGGCCACCGGCTGGCGCTCGGGACCGGAGGGTGTGCCGGTGCTCGACGGGGTGCTGGCGTGGCTGGTGTGCCGGGTGGTGGCCCGGATACCCGCCGGGGACCACCGAGTGCTGATCGGCGAGGTCACCACGGGTACGGCGGCCGGGACCGGCCGTCCGCTGCTGTACCACCAGGGGCGCTTCCACGCGCTCCGCGACTGACCTGTCACGCGCTCCTCGGCCGACCCGCGCCCCTCCGATTGGCATGTACGCCTCGCGTTGATCACCGCCGTTGGCAAGGTCACAGTTCAAGCGGGTTGCGTATGGGGAAGGAGCTGGGTGTACTGACGAGTAATATTTTGCTGCGGTGCATGGGCCGCCCGGCAGGAAACCGCCCGCGGTACCGCCCGGGTCCCGCCCCCGAAGGCGCCTATGCTGCCAGCAACAAGGCAGCTCGGTAGAGACGATGCAGTAGGAGAGCCGGCGTGAGCTTGAGGATCGTTGTCTGTGTGAAGTACGTGCCCGACGCCACCGGCGACCGGCACTTCGCCGAGGACCTGACCGTTGATCGCGATGACGTGGACGGTCTGCTCTCGGAGCTGGATGAGTACGCGGTCGAGCAGGCGCTGCAGATCGCCGACGAGGCCGATGAGGCCGAGATCACCGTTCTGACCGTCGGTCCGGAGGACGCCAAGGACGCGCTGCGCAAGGCGCTGTCGATGGGTGCGGACAAGGCCGTGCACGTCGAGGACGAGGATCTGCACGGCACGGACGCGCTGGGGACCTCGCTGGTGCTGGCCAGGGCGGTGGAGAAGACGGGTTACGACCTGGTCGTCTGCGGGATGGCTTCCACCGACGGCACGATGGGTGTGCTCCCGGCGATGCTGGCGGAGCGCCTGGGTGTGCCGCAGGTGTCGCTGTTGTCGGAGGTGTCGGTCGGGGACGGCATCGTGAAGGGGCGCCGTGACGGGGACACCGCGACCGAGCAGTTGGAGGCGCAGCTTCCGGCGGTGGTGTCGGTGACCGATCAGTCGGGTGAGGCGCGTTACCCGTCGTTCAAGGGCATCATGGCGGCGAAGAAGAAGCCGGTGACCTCCTGGGACCTGTCCGACCTCGACATCGAGGCCGAGGACGTGGGGCTGGAGGGTGCCTGGACGGCGGTCGAGGGTGCCACCGAGCGTCCGGCCCGTACGGCGGGCACGATCGTCAAGGACGAGGGCGAGGGCGGCAAGCAGCTCGCCGAGTTCCTGGCGGGTCAGAAGTTCATCTGAGCCGCGCTGCCCCTACCGCCCAGATCTTTCGCATTTCGCAGGAGAGCGATTCCCATGGCTGAAGTCCTTGTCTTTGTCGACCACGTGGACGGTGCCGTCCGCAAGCCCACCCTGGAGCTGCTGACCCTGGCCCGCCGCATCGGTGAGCCGGTCGCGGTCTCCCTCGGCGCCGGTGCCGAGAACACCGCGTCCGCTCTCGCCGAGCACGGTGCGGTGCGGGTGCTGACCGCTGACGCGCCCGAGTTCGCCGACTACCTCGTCGTTCCGAAGGTGGACGCGGTCCAGGCCGCGTACGAGGCCGTGTCGCCGTCCGCGGTGCTGTTCCCGTCTTCCGCGGAGGGCAAGGAGATCGCGGCCCGGCTGGCGGTCCGTATCGGCTCGGGGATCATCACCGACGCGGTGGACCTGGAGGCCGGTGAGGAGGGTCCGGTGGCGACGCAGTCGGTGTTCGCCGCCGCCTTCACGACCAGGTCCCGGGTCAGCAGGGGCACTCCGGTGATCACCGTGAAGCCGAACTCGGCCGCCGTGGAGGCCGCCCCGGCCGCGGGCGCGGTCGAGGTGCTTCAGGTGTCCTTCTCTGAGCGCGCCACCGGCACGAAGGTCGTCTCGCGCACGCCGCGTGAGTCGACCGGGCGCCCCGACCTGACCGAGGCCGCGATTGTGGTCTCCGGTGGCCGTGGTGTGGGCGGTGCGGAGAACTTCCCCGTCGTCGAGGCCCTGGCCGACTCCCTCGGCGCGGCTGTTGGTGCTTCGCGTGCGGCGGTGGACGCGGGCTGGTATCCGCATACCAATCAGGTGGGGCAGACGGGTAAGACCGTCTCGCCGCAGTTGTATGTCGCGGCGGGTATCTCGGGCGCGATTCAGCACCGGGCGGGTATGCAGACTTCGAAGACCATTGTGGCTGTGAACAAGGATGCCGAGGCGCCGATCTTCGATCTGGTCGACTACGGCGTGGTCGGCGACCTCTTCGAGGTCGTCCCGCAGCTGACCGAGGAGGTCAAGGCACGCAAGGGCTGACACCCGCCGGACCTCCGCGAGGCCCCGTACGCGATGCGCGTGCGGGGCCTCGCGGCTGCCGGGAGGGTGTTGACCCGCCGTTCCACGGCTGGCTAACTTCACCGTACGGATCATCGTTTCCGTACAGCGGAAACGGCGGGAAGGGTGGCGAACGGACATGGAGCCTCAGGAGACGGTGCGGACCAGCCTGCCCGGTGCCGTACGGGCGTCAATCGCCGACTCCCTCGCCGCCGTCGACGCCGACCTCGCCCGCCGCTACCCCGGTGACCCGGGCACCCGTCAGCCCGTCCACACCGTTTACGTCCCCGCCGACCTCTTCACCGCCGGTACGGTGCGCGACTGGGGCGACCAGGCGCTGGCTGCCCTCGACCGGCACGCCCCCGACGCCGCCTCCTTCGCCGCCGTCCTCGGCCTCCCCGGCGAACTCGCCGAGCCCGTCCACGCCCGGGTGCGGGCCAAGCTGGAGCGCGAGCCCGTGGAGGATCTGCGGATCGACTTCGAGGACGGTTACGGCCTCCGCCCCGACGCCGAGGAGGACGCCGCGGCCGCCCGCGCCGCCTCGCTCGTCGCGGCCGCCTGCGCCGGGGGCACCGCGCCGCCCTACACCGGCATCCGCATGAAGTGCCTGGAGGCCGCCGTACGCGACCGCGGGATCCGCACCCTCGACATCTTCCTCACCGGGCTGATGGCGGCCGGGGGGCTGCCGGCCGGTCTGGTGCTCACCCTCCCCAAGGTGACGTACGCCGAGCAGGTCACCGCGATGGCCCGGCTGTGCGGGGAGTTCGAGAAGGCGCACGGACTCGCCCCGGGCCGTATCGGCTTCGAGATCCAGATCGAGACCACCCAGGCCATCCTCGGCCCCGACGGCCGCGCCACCGTCGCCCGGATGATCGACGCCGCCGAGGGGCGGGCCACCGGACTGCACTACGGCACCTTCGACTACAGCGCCTCCTGTGGCGTCGGCGCCGCCCATCAGTCCATGGACCACCCCGTGGCCGACCACGCCAAGGCCGTCATGCAGGTCGCCGCCGCCGGAACCGGCGTACGGCTCTCCGACGGCTCCACCAACGTGCTGCCGGTCGGCCCCACCGAGCGGGTCCACGACGCCTGGCGGCTCCACCACCGCCTGGTCCGGCGGTCGTTGGCGCGCGCCTACTACCAGGGCTGGGACATGCATCCCGGCCACCTCCCGACCCGCTACGCCGCCGTCTACGCGTTCTACCGCGAGGGCCTGGAGGCGGCCGCGGAACGGCTCGCCGCATATGTGGCCCGTACGGCCGGAGGCACCGGCATCGCCGACGAACCGGCCACCGCGAAGGCGCTCAGCGGCCATCTGGTGCGCGGGCTGGACTGCGGGGCGCTCGACGGCGCCGAGGTCGAGCGGCTGACCGGGCTCGGCCGCGCCGAACTCGACGCGCTGGCGGGCCGCGCCGCCCCGGCCGCCTCCTGACCGACCCGGAACACCGGACCCGGGCGAGCCCACGGATCGGCCCGTCCCGCCGGGCCCGCTGATCCGCTTGGCCACATCCGCTCACCCGCACGTGTCACCCGGGATGCGGCCCCGCCGGTGAAGGCGGGAGATGGGTGTCATGGCCAGAAGCGCCGTGTCGGCCCTGCTGATCCTGCTCGGTTGCCTCCTCGTACCGGTGTCCGTGCTGACGGTCTGGGTCCACGACATCGTCCTGGACACCGACCGCTATGTGGCGACCGTCGCCCCGCTCGCGAAGGACCCGGCGATCCAGGACACCGCCGTGGAACAGGTCAGCCAGGCCGTCGACATCCGCCACAACAGCCAAGAGATCACCGCGGACATCGCCTCCTGGCTGCGTGCCCACGGCCTCCCGGAGCGGGCCGCCGACACCATCGAGGGGCTGGCACCGCAACTGGACTCGGCCCTGGACCAGGCGGTGCGGAAGGTGGCCGCCCACATCGTGCGCAGCGAGCAGTTCCCCGCCGTGTGGACCGGCGCCAACCGGGCCGCCCACACCGCCGTCGTGAGCGCCCTCACCGGCAAGGGCGGCGGGCCGGTCGGCGTCCAGGGCCACACCGTCACCCTCAACGTCGGCGCCGCCGTGGAGCGGGTCAGACAGCAGCTGGTGGACGCCGGGCTCCCCGCGGTGACCGGCGTCCCGGACATCCACCAGCGGCTCGTCCTCTTCCACTCCGACCGGCTCGACACCATTCGACGGTCGGCGCGCCTGCTCGACCTGGCCGGGAACTGGCTGCCCGCGCTGACGGTGACCCTCGGCGGTACGGGAGTGCTGCTCGCCCGCCGGCGCCGCCGGGCGCTCGCCCGCGCGGCCCTGGGCACCGCGCTCGCCTCCCTCGCCCTGGCCCTGGTCCTGGTGGTCGGCCGCCGCTACTACCTCGACCATGTGCCGACGAGCGTGCTGTCCAGGGAGGCCGCCTCGGTCCTCTTCGACACGGTGGTGCGCTTCCTGCGGGTCACCGTGCTCACCGTGCTGGTGCTCGGTCTCGTGGTCGCGCTCGGCGCCTATCTGGCAGGGCCGGGGCGGCTGCCGAGCACCGTGCGCGGCCGGGCCGAGGTCCTCGCCGACGGCGCGGCCCGCTGGGGCGCGGCCCATGGGATGCGTACCGGCCGGGCCGGCACCTGGACCGCCGACCACCGGCGGGGACTGACGACGACGGCCCTGCTGGTGCCGGTCGCGGTGTTCGCCCTGTGGAACCACCCCACCGTGCTGACGGTGGTCTTCCTGGTGCTGATCCTGCTGGCGGCCCTCGGGGTGATCGCCCTGCTGGCCGCCACGGGCCGCACGGGCGCACCCGGCCGGGGCGGTTGAAGCCGGGCCGGGGGTCCGCCCACACGACGTCAGCCGGGGCCCGCCCACACCCCGTCAGCCGGGGCCCGCCCACACCCCGTCAGCCGGGGCCCGCGCACAGACCGTCAGGGGGCCAGGATGAGCACGATGAAGATCAGGCACGCGGCGACATTGACCACCCAGCTATGGGTGGTGAGCCATTCCCGGAGCCGGGGCATCGCATGCCGCGCCCGGTCGCCGAGAAGGAGGTAGACCAGCAGTGGCAGTGCCGCGATGAACACGGTGGCGGCGACGAACGGCAGCGCCGCCGTCCATTGCGCGTCGTGCTGCTCCAGATTCGCCCCCACCGTCAGCATGACCGCGATGTCGGACGGCATGAGCAGGATGATCAGAATGCCGGTCGTGAGCGCCTTACGGGGACCGACTTCCATC encodes the following:
- a CDS encoding DUF6421 family protein; its protein translation is MAKILSSAIAEGVVLPAERVVDHSAWATLKTAVETFRPWQSKDGSIDFDAEGAPTREAAAATVDRVIGAIEELAPLLPHDADYHRAVVADLRRWTEEGFGVPDFLDSLLAFQPARTRADGLQHLVVFPMYTQNGNPDRNLEAVVLRMVWPEWLAELERTRYDNALYCGLAFEDFTSGYDTNSAVLFPETIAVREAPERFSWGGIFCDREAARFRRVSEAAVRALGIELPDDIRDMLADQRRCQEAFALWDMVHDRTHSHGDLPFDPFMIKQRQPFWMYGLEELRCDLTAFKEAVKLDAEGVAQGRDVQYAVIFDRMFRFPVTGARVRNYDGLGGQLLFAYLHQHDVVRWTDNTLHIDWSRASQVTNQLCGEIEKLYRDGIDRPKLVHWFKAYELVSTYLAPHPGSVWAKGPEALDLSQPPRKLVDDVLPDEFPLSMFYEALGKKLRDVVASTKGITADSDLPAAA
- a CDS encoding SDR family oxidoreductase: MTTPTSSPSPNEPGERPLDGAVVAVAGAAGPAGRATLLRLAEAGATVVASDADPARLAEAVDTARYAHGGASVTGETVDLLDLGAARAWADRTEKEFGRVDGLIHLVGGWRGGKTFADAPLADWDTLHNLLIRTAQHTSLAFHDALLRSGKGRYVLISAAGASKPTAGNAAYAAAKAAAEAWTLALADSFRKLGGESGPPAAAAILVVKALVHDAMRAERPNAKFAGFTDVKELAEAITGLWDRPAQEVNGTRLWLTPEQ
- a CDS encoding threonine aldolase family protein, producing MRTDARRHHDPEVRGFASDNYAGTHPEILAALALADGGHQVSYGEDDYTAHLQFVMRSHFGPHAQAFPVFNGTGSNVVALQALTDRWGAVICAESAHINVDECGAPERVGGLKLLTVPTEDGKLSPELIDRQAWGWDDEHRAMPQVVSIAQNTELGTVYTVDEIRAICDHAHERGMKVHLDGARIANAAASLDVPMRAFTNAAGVDILSFGGTKNGMLFGEAVVVLDPDAVGAMKHLRKLSMQLASKMRFISVQLEALLARDLWLRNARHANTMAQRLADGVRAVDGVEILHPVQANAVFARLPHEVSERLQKRYRFYFWDETAGDVRWMCSFDTTEEDVDGFLTALKEEMGR
- a CDS encoding lysophospholipid acyltransferase family protein, whose protein sequence is MAELVYPPVIGIARTMFKALDLRFDIKGTENVPQTGGAVLVSNHIGYLDFVFCGLTARPAKRLVRFMAKESVFRHKVSGPLMRAMKHIPVDRAAGMDAYKHALRALRSGEIIGVFPEATISRSFTLKNFKSGAARLAQEAGVPLLPMALWGTQRLWTKGQKRALGRHHFPITMRIGEPMEADPTEPSDTLTERLRGRVQDLLEAAQRAYPVRPKGPEDTWWVPAHLGGTAPTPAEALALDRGR
- a CDS encoding TlpA family protein disulfide reductase, with protein sequence MHQGGPTGRRQVRDGDGSRRLGAAELGAELGERATLVQFSSAFCQPCRATRRTLSEVAAMVDGVAHIEIDAESRLELVRALDIARTPTVLVLDAAGRVVRRASGLPRRADVIAALGDAV
- a CDS encoding putative leader peptide; the protein is MRPGPLLYGRVHVDLMRTAGARCPGG
- a CDS encoding flavin reductase family protein; its protein translation is MTATHDLGTSAPATSDLFRSVFRRHASGVAVITAQGTRPVGFTATSLASVAAEPPLLSFGVGTGSSSWPVLSEAEYVGVHILGEHQRELAATFARSGADRFGPATGWRSGPEGVPVLDGVLAWLVCRVVARIPAGDHRVLIGEVTTGTAAGTGRPLLYHQGRFHALRD
- a CDS encoding electron transfer flavoprotein subunit beta/FixA family protein, with product MSLRIVVCVKYVPDATGDRHFAEDLTVDRDDVDGLLSELDEYAVEQALQIADEADEAEITVLTVGPEDAKDALRKALSMGADKAVHVEDEDLHGTDALGTSLVLARAVEKTGYDLVVCGMASTDGTMGVLPAMLAERLGVPQVSLLSEVSVGDGIVKGRRDGDTATEQLEAQLPAVVSVTDQSGEARYPSFKGIMAAKKKPVTSWDLSDLDIEAEDVGLEGAWTAVEGATERPARTAGTIVKDEGEGGKQLAEFLAGQKFI
- a CDS encoding electron transfer flavoprotein subunit alpha/FixB family protein codes for the protein MAEVLVFVDHVDGAVRKPTLELLTLARRIGEPVAVSLGAGAENTASALAEHGAVRVLTADAPEFADYLVVPKVDAVQAAYEAVSPSAVLFPSSAEGKEIAARLAVRIGSGIITDAVDLEAGEEGPVATQSVFAAAFTTRSRVSRGTPVITVKPNSAAVEAAPAAGAVEVLQVSFSERATGTKVVSRTPRESTGRPDLTEAAIVVSGGRGVGGAENFPVVEALADSLGAAVGASRAAVDAGWYPHTNQVGQTGKTVSPQLYVAAGISGAIQHRAGMQTSKTIVAVNKDAEAPIFDLVDYGVVGDLFEVVPQLTEEVKARKG
- a CDS encoding DUF6986 family protein, whose product is MEPQETVRTSLPGAVRASIADSLAAVDADLARRYPGDPGTRQPVHTVYVPADLFTAGTVRDWGDQALAALDRHAPDAASFAAVLGLPGELAEPVHARVRAKLEREPVEDLRIDFEDGYGLRPDAEEDAAAARAASLVAAACAGGTAPPYTGIRMKCLEAAVRDRGIRTLDIFLTGLMAAGGLPAGLVLTLPKVTYAEQVTAMARLCGEFEKAHGLAPGRIGFEIQIETTQAILGPDGRATVARMIDAAEGRATGLHYGTFDYSASCGVGAAHQSMDHPVADHAKAVMQVAAAGTGVRLSDGSTNVLPVGPTERVHDAWRLHHRLVRRSLARAYYQGWDMHPGHLPTRYAAVYAFYREGLEAAAERLAAYVARTAGGTGIADEPATAKALSGHLVRGLDCGALDGAEVERLTGLGRAELDALAGRAAPAAS